One Amycolatopsis sp. NBC_00355 genomic window carries:
- a CDS encoding YibE/F family protein: MDRPDLDDETGPIRRVTDEASPPRGMSGTPGTPRKPARRTPPEGTPAATRRRADTGPQQMPGETGAQRVPRKRGDTGPQRAAGTLTDTGAQRIPADTGAPRVPRERGGTGPQRVPGKQADPGAPRVPGDTGPQRAARRGDTGPQRTADGRAKAAKPREPAPETGHGHGHGHGHGPAAPASRRVRLLLIWMLAPLALATVVGMLVLYPWGKPSPTSVVPQGTPVKASITTTATGPCLAQGQVQVGDQSDPNAKPCLTVALTMTDGPATGKPLQLTVPIEPSTPRFAAGDAVVLAYNGGNAADPSSFQLVDFQRGTPLLVLAALFAVAVLVLGRWQGLAALVALGLSFVVIALFILPAVLSGENPLLVAIVGAGAIMFIALYLTHGLTARTSAAVLGTLVSLALIGVLSAIFSAAASLTGLDDSTSTLIGSLGHGIDARGLLLAGVVIGALGVLDDVTVTQTSAVWELRRANPGLSWRELYSSGLRIGRDHVGSAVNTLVMAYAGAALPVLLYSSISGVGLGALLGSEEIAQEIIRTLAGSVGIVAAVPVTTVLAALIASREPATYLSSTTKAVPSHP, translated from the coding sequence GTGGACCGCCCCGACCTCGACGACGAAACCGGCCCGATCCGCCGGGTCACCGACGAGGCTTCCCCGCCCCGCGGGATGTCCGGAACGCCGGGTACGCCCCGGAAACCGGCCCGCCGGACGCCGCCGGAAGGCACCCCGGCGGCAACCCGGCGCCGCGCGGACACCGGGCCACAACAGATGCCGGGCGAGACCGGGGCGCAGCGGGTGCCGAGGAAGCGCGGCGACACGGGACCGCAGCGTGCGGCCGGAACGCTGACGGACACCGGGGCGCAGCGGATTCCGGCCGACACCGGGGCCCCGCGCGTCCCCCGCGAACGCGGCGGCACCGGACCGCAACGGGTACCGGGAAAGCAGGCCGACCCCGGCGCCCCGCGGGTTCCGGGCGACACCGGACCCCAGCGGGCCGCCCGGCGCGGGGACACCGGTCCCCAGCGGACCGCCGACGGCCGCGCGAAGGCGGCTAAACCCCGAGAACCAGCCCCCGAAACCGGCCATGGTCACGGGCACGGCCACGGTCACGGCCCGGCCGCCCCGGCGTCGCGGCGCGTCCGGCTCCTGCTGATCTGGATGCTCGCCCCGCTCGCGCTGGCCACCGTGGTCGGGATGCTCGTGCTGTACCCGTGGGGCAAGCCGTCGCCGACGAGCGTCGTCCCGCAGGGCACGCCGGTGAAAGCGTCGATCACCACCACCGCCACCGGGCCGTGCCTCGCGCAGGGGCAGGTCCAGGTCGGCGACCAGAGCGATCCGAACGCGAAGCCGTGCCTGACCGTCGCGCTGACCATGACCGACGGCCCGGCCACCGGGAAACCGTTGCAGCTGACCGTGCCGATCGAGCCCAGCACCCCGCGGTTCGCCGCCGGTGACGCGGTCGTGCTCGCCTACAACGGCGGGAACGCGGCCGACCCGTCGAGCTTCCAGCTGGTCGACTTCCAGCGCGGCACCCCGCTGCTCGTGCTGGCCGCGCTGTTCGCCGTCGCCGTCCTGGTGCTCGGCCGCTGGCAGGGACTCGCCGCGCTGGTGGCGCTCGGCCTGTCGTTCGTGGTGATCGCGCTGTTCATCCTCCCGGCCGTGCTTTCGGGCGAGAACCCGCTGCTGGTGGCGATCGTCGGCGCCGGCGCGATCATGTTCATCGCCCTGTACCTGACCCACGGGCTGACCGCGAGAACGTCCGCCGCCGTGCTGGGCACGCTCGTCAGCCTCGCGCTGATCGGCGTGCTCTCGGCGATCTTCTCGGCCGCGGCCTCCCTGACCGGGCTCGACGACAGCACCTCGACGCTCATCGGGTCGCTCGGCCACGGCATCGACGCGCGCGGGCTGCTGCTCGCCGGCGTCGTGATCGGCGCGCTCGGCGTGCTCGACGACGTCACGGTCACCCAGACGAGCGCCGTGTGGGAGCTGCGCCGCGCCAACCCCGGCCTGAGCTGGCGGGAGCTCTACAGCTCGGGCCTGCGGATCGGCCGCGACCACGTCGGTTCGGCGGTCAACACGCTGGTGATGGCCTACGCCGGCGCCGCGCTGCCGGTGCTGTTGTACTCGTCGATCTCCGGGGTCGGGCTGGGCGCGCTGCTCGGCAGCGAGGAGATCGCGCAGGAGATCATCCGCACCCTGGCCGGCAGTGTCGGCATCGTGGCGGCCGTCCCGGTGACGACGGTCCTCGCCGCGCTGATCGCCTCCCGCGAGCCCGCGACGTACCTCAGCAGCACCACGAAAGCCGTTCCGTCCCACCCGTAA
- a CDS encoding DJ-1/PfpI family protein: MTDEQKTLAFVVYPGLTPLDLVGPLQVLSALAQIDAAYRTVVVGATKEPLATDTPLRIAPSHTFDEVPAPFAVLVPGGGVPTMHAMADENLLAWLRSAADGAELVTSVCTGSLVLGAAGLLEGKRATTHWMFRDLLPGLGATPVAERWVEDGRVLTAAGVSAGIDLALHLVERLAGREVAKTVQFGIEYDPQPPQGALDWDNPPYGDLKPLREHTLREGLAEHPQLLERLLAHA, encoded by the coding sequence ATGACCGATGAGCAGAAGACCCTCGCTTTCGTCGTATACCCGGGGTTGACGCCGCTGGACCTGGTGGGCCCGCTGCAGGTGCTGAGTGCGCTGGCCCAGATCGACGCGGCCTACCGGACCGTCGTCGTCGGGGCCACCAAGGAGCCCCTCGCCACCGACACCCCGCTGCGGATCGCGCCGAGCCACACGTTCGACGAGGTGCCGGCGCCGTTCGCGGTGCTGGTGCCCGGCGGCGGGGTGCCGACGATGCACGCGATGGCCGACGAGAACCTGCTGGCCTGGCTCCGTTCCGCGGCCGACGGCGCGGAGCTGGTGACGTCGGTCTGCACCGGCTCGCTAGTCCTCGGCGCGGCCGGGCTGCTGGAGGGGAAGCGGGCGACGACGCACTGGATGTTCCGCGACCTGCTGCCCGGCCTGGGCGCGACACCGGTCGCGGAGCGCTGGGTCGAGGACGGCCGCGTGCTCACCGCGGCGGGCGTGTCGGCCGGCATCGATCTGGCGCTGCACCTGGTGGAACGGCTGGCCGGGCGCGAGGTCGCGAAGACCGTCCAGTTCGGCATCGAGTACGACCCGCAGCCGCCGCAGGGGGCGCTGGACTGGGACAACCCGCCGTACGGCGATCTGAAGCCGCTTCGCGAGCACACGCTGCGCGAAGGGCTCGCCGAGCATCCGCAGCTCCTGGAAAGGTTGCTCGCGCACGCCTGA
- a CDS encoding peptidylprolyl isomerase gives MATNQQRREAAKRKLERQLERRLEQQKRNKRIGAGVIGVAVLVVAGVVVWIVSANGGDSTDTAASSSAAPPPTELQIPTQRAATPKRTTPLPNPTTCDYKADTTGKTPKKVNLPDGKNVPSTGTVNVTLKSTAGDIPLTLDRALAPCAVQSFISLAKQNFYNDTMCHRLGTEGLQMLQCGDPSATGDPTADGQGGPGYTMPDEAFPEIKYGRGILAMAKTQAPNSGGSQFFMVYGDAELSPDYSVFGSITDDGLKVLDAVAKAGIANPNPQDGTGAPTKQVKFTGVTVQ, from the coding sequence GTGGCGACCAACCAGCAGCGCCGCGAAGCTGCGAAGCGCAAGCTCGAGAGGCAGCTCGAGCGCCGATTGGAGCAGCAGAAGCGAAACAAGAGGATCGGCGCCGGTGTCATCGGCGTGGCCGTCCTCGTGGTCGCGGGCGTGGTGGTGTGGATCGTGAGCGCCAACGGCGGTGACAGCACCGACACGGCCGCGTCGTCCTCGGCCGCCCCGCCGCCGACCGAACTGCAGATCCCGACGCAGCGCGCCGCGACACCGAAGCGGACGACGCCGCTGCCGAACCCGACGACGTGCGACTACAAAGCGGACACGACGGGCAAGACGCCGAAGAAGGTGAACCTGCCCGACGGCAAGAACGTCCCGTCGACGGGCACGGTGAACGTGACGCTGAAGAGCACGGCGGGCGACATCCCGCTGACGCTCGACCGGGCGCTCGCGCCCTGCGCGGTGCAGAGCTTCATCAGCCTCGCGAAGCAGAACTTCTACAACGACACCATGTGCCACCGGCTCGGCACCGAGGGCCTGCAGATGCTGCAGTGCGGTGACCCCTCGGCCACCGGCGACCCGACGGCCGACGGCCAGGGCGGCCCGGGCTACACGATGCCGGACGAGGCGTTCCCGGAGATCAAGTACGGCCGCGGCATCCTCGCGATGGCGAAGACGCAGGCCCCGAACTCCGGCGGCAGCCAGTTCTTCATGGTCTACGGCGACGCCGAGCTGTCCCCGGACTACTCGGTGTTCGGCAGCATCACCGACGACGGCCTGAAGGTGCTGGACGCGGTGGCCAAGGCCGGCATCGCGAACCCGAACCCGCAGGACGGCACGGGTGCGCCGACCAAGCAGGTGAAGTTCACGGGCGTCACCGTCCAGTAG
- a CDS encoding AfsR/SARP family transcriptional regulator, which produces MRFQVLGPLTASVPLPSAAQPRRLLAVLLARAGQYVGRDTLVDELWPDGAPSSAAAIVQVTVSKLRKTLSPGLGAAAAGQRLRSGPRGYALVVEPGELDADDFLTQLSAGADDRAQRRRALERALACWRGDAFADVAGGPLLEAHKLWLEDRRSAALLQLVELELADGDGGAVVERLDPVVAARPADERFAGRLADALGAVGRRESALEVLRRTRRALWEEAGVWPSADLVDVYRRIAGTEWTTPGPPAQLPPAVPDFTGRAAELADVARALRGPAPVVLHGAAGAGKSALAVQAAWRVRRRFPDGQLAASLSGPADPATVLTGFLRLLGATPAELADRAGLPGLWRCYTADRRLLVLLEDAASEAQVRALLPSGPGCATVVTSRRALPGLCGAHAIPVAGLSTEDARALLAAIVGEPRLRAEPEAAQRVLGHCAGLALAVRIAGAKLAARPRQRVAEFAARLADERRRLDELTAGDLSVRTAVTAALRERPAADRYVLRLLNAFDGPVPDWCVAALLDKPIGETRDRLDALAGGHLLVPAGSRWTVAPFVRLVLAESTPPETDQVALRRACEVTLTLAEQARGRPAPGGPRPDPATVRRVAADPAGWAAEESGHIAAAVRLAGTHGWHELTGGLADACTALAATPWLDHSARAVSVLGLAAARRRHDPHAEAEKLFTLGSVHWQQGRWRQARTYFVMAENRFRVLDDPSGTAAVLAALADVHLDNGDPRGAETELREALVLLRDCGDRRGQAAAAAQLGSLAEDVGDVRGAVESFEVSMLLARECEDGRWHDQAAKRYADVLRRHGGSDQAADLLTGALGGAVRTRERHWEAHVLRSLGDLHAEAGELADGERCLTRSLDLFEQIGHRHAAAYTHRSLAEARRRAGDAVGSRRHLRLAMGVFRELRDRRGAGYALLSLGRTQAADDAGPQAVRLLRTSADLFRDLGFPLWELRALHELNAVTSASPERERTREVLTKIRT; this is translated from the coding sequence GTGCGGTTCCAGGTCCTCGGCCCTCTGACGGCCTCCGTCCCGCTGCCTTCGGCGGCCCAGCCGCGGCGGCTGCTCGCCGTGCTGCTCGCGCGGGCCGGCCAGTACGTCGGCCGCGACACGCTGGTCGACGAGCTGTGGCCGGACGGCGCGCCGTCGAGCGCCGCGGCGATCGTCCAGGTCACCGTGTCCAAGCTGCGCAAGACGCTCTCGCCCGGGCTCGGCGCCGCCGCGGCCGGGCAGCGCCTGCGGTCGGGCCCGCGCGGCTACGCGCTGGTCGTCGAGCCCGGCGAGCTGGACGCCGACGACTTCCTGACGCAGCTGTCCGCCGGCGCGGACGACCGGGCCCAGCGGCGGCGCGCGCTCGAACGGGCGCTGGCGTGCTGGCGGGGCGACGCGTTCGCCGACGTCGCCGGCGGGCCGCTGCTGGAGGCGCACAAGCTGTGGCTGGAAGACCGTCGCTCGGCGGCCCTGCTGCAGCTGGTCGAGCTGGAGCTCGCCGACGGGGACGGCGGCGCCGTGGTCGAACGGCTGGATCCGGTGGTCGCGGCCCGGCCCGCCGACGAACGCTTCGCCGGGCGGCTCGCGGACGCGCTCGGCGCCGTCGGCCGCCGCGAGTCGGCCCTGGAGGTGCTCCGGCGGACGCGTCGCGCGCTCTGGGAAGAGGCCGGCGTCTGGCCGAGCGCGGACCTCGTCGACGTCTACCGCCGGATCGCCGGCACCGAGTGGACGACGCCGGGGCCGCCCGCGCAGCTGCCGCCCGCCGTGCCCGACTTCACCGGCCGGGCGGCCGAGCTCGCCGACGTCGCCCGGGCCTTGCGCGGCCCCGCCCCGGTCGTGCTGCACGGCGCGGCCGGCGCCGGGAAGTCCGCGCTCGCCGTCCAGGCCGCCTGGCGGGTCCGCCGCCGGTTCCCCGACGGCCAGCTGGCCGCCTCGCTGAGCGGCCCGGCAGACCCGGCGACCGTGCTGACCGGGTTCCTGCGCCTGCTCGGCGCGACACCGGCGGAGCTGGCCGACCGGGCGGGCCTGCCCGGGCTCTGGCGGTGCTACACCGCCGACCGCCGGCTGCTGGTGCTGCTCGAGGACGCCGCGTCGGAAGCCCAGGTCCGGGCGCTGCTGCCGAGCGGCCCCGGCTGCGCCACCGTCGTGACGTCCCGCCGCGCGCTGCCGGGGTTGTGCGGCGCGCACGCGATCCCGGTCGCCGGACTGTCCACAGAGGACGCTCGGGCCCTGCTCGCGGCGATCGTGGGGGAGCCGCGGCTGCGGGCGGAACCCGAAGCCGCCCAACGGGTTCTCGGGCATTGCGCGGGCTTGGCGCTCGCCGTCCGGATCGCCGGGGCCAAGCTCGCCGCACGGCCACGGCAGCGCGTCGCGGAGTTCGCCGCGCGGCTGGCCGACGAGCGCCGCCGGCTCGACGAACTGACCGCGGGCGACCTGAGCGTCCGGACGGCCGTGACGGCGGCGCTGCGCGAGCGGCCCGCGGCCGACCGGTACGTGCTGCGGCTGCTGAACGCCTTCGACGGCCCCGTCCCGGACTGGTGCGTGGCCGCGTTGCTCGACAAGCCGATCGGCGAGACCCGCGACCGGCTCGACGCGCTGGCCGGCGGGCACCTGCTCGTACCGGCCGGGAGCCGGTGGACGGTGGCGCCGTTCGTCCGGCTCGTGCTGGCCGAGAGCACACCCCCGGAGACCGACCAGGTCGCGCTGCGCCGCGCGTGCGAGGTGACGCTGACGCTCGCCGAGCAGGCCCGCGGCCGGCCGGCACCCGGCGGGCCGCGGCCGGATCCGGCGACGGTGCGCCGCGTCGCGGCCGACCCGGCGGGCTGGGCGGCCGAGGAGAGCGGCCACATCGCCGCCGCCGTCCGGCTGGCCGGCACGCACGGCTGGCACGAGCTCACCGGCGGGCTCGCCGACGCCTGCACCGCGCTGGCCGCCACGCCGTGGCTCGACCACTCCGCCCGCGCCGTGTCGGTGCTGGGGCTGGCCGCGGCGCGGCGCCGCCACGATCCGCACGCGGAGGCCGAGAAGCTCTTCACCCTGGGGTCGGTGCACTGGCAGCAGGGCCGGTGGCGGCAGGCGCGCACCTACTTCGTGATGGCCGAGAACCGGTTCCGGGTGCTCGACGACCCGAGCGGCACCGCCGCGGTGCTGGCCGCGCTCGCCGACGTCCACCTCGACAACGGTGACCCGCGGGGCGCGGAGACGGAACTGCGGGAGGCGCTCGTCCTGCTGCGCGACTGCGGCGACCGGCGGGGCCAGGCGGCCGCGGCGGCCCAGCTGGGCTCCCTGGCCGAGGACGTCGGTGACGTCCGGGGTGCGGTCGAGAGCTTCGAGGTGAGCATGCTGCTCGCCCGCGAGTGCGAGGACGGGCGCTGGCACGACCAGGCCGCGAAGCGCTACGCCGACGTCCTGCGCCGCCACGGCGGCAGCGACCAGGCGGCCGACCTGCTCACCGGTGCCCTCGGCGGCGCCGTCCGCACCCGGGAACGGCACTGGGAGGCCCACGTCCTGCGCAGCCTGGGCGACCTGCACGCCGAGGCGGGGGAGCTCGCCGACGGCGAACGCTGCCTGACGCGCTCCCTGGACCTGTTCGAGCAGATCGGGCACCGGCACGCCGCCGCCTACACCCACCGCAGCCTGGCCGAGGCCCGCCGCCGGGCCGGTGACGCCGTCGGCTCGCGGCGGCACCTGCGGCTGGCGATGGGCGTGTTCCGCGAGCTGCGCGACCGCCGCGGCGCCGGGTACGCCCTGCTCAGCCTCGGCCGGACCCAGGCCGCCGACGACGCCGGCCCGCAGGCGGTCCGGCTGCTGCGGACGTCGGCCGACCTGTTCCGCGACCTCGGTTTCCCGCTGTGGGAGCTCCGCGCGCTGCACGAGCTCAACGCCGTCACCAGCGCGTCACCGGAGCGGGAGAGAACTCGTGAAGTCTTGACGAAGATCAGGACCTGA
- a CDS encoding MBL fold metallo-hydrolase encodes MLVVGFGSGPLQANCYLLAAAAGGPCLVVDPGQDVAAPLAAALAEHRLVPAALVATHGHPDHVASAAGVTAAHGVPLHLHPADASLYDGESVPLEAGRLGFAGLAGLDVDVRPAPGHTPGSVVLALETAEGGRLALTGDTLFAGSVGRGDVEASLRDLLAGFPDDTVVLPGHGPATTIGRERAGNPFLAGTGA; translated from the coding sequence GTGCTCGTCGTCGGCTTCGGCAGCGGCCCGCTGCAGGCCAACTGCTACCTGCTGGCGGCGGCCGCCGGTGGGCCGTGCCTGGTCGTGGATCCGGGGCAGGACGTGGCCGCGCCGCTGGCCGCCGCGCTCGCCGAGCACCGGCTGGTCCCCGCGGCGCTCGTCGCCACCCACGGCCACCCCGACCACGTGGCTTCGGCCGCCGGTGTCACCGCGGCCCACGGCGTCCCGCTGCACCTGCACCCCGCGGACGCCTCGCTCTACGACGGCGAGAGCGTGCCGCTGGAAGCGGGCAGGCTCGGCTTCGCCGGCCTCGCCGGCCTCGACGTCGACGTCCGGCCGGCGCCGGGGCACACGCCGGGTTCGGTGGTGCTCGCGCTGGAGACGGCCGAGGGCGGCCGGCTCGCCCTGACCGGGGACACGCTGTTCGCCGGGTCGGTCGGCCGCGGGGACGTCGAGGCGTCGCTGCGGGACCTGCTGGCGGGCTTCCCGGACGACACGGTGGTGCTGCCGGGCCACGGCCCGGCGACGACGATCGGGCGGGAACGCGCGGGCAACCCGTTCCTGGCCGGGACGGGGGCGTGA
- a CDS encoding LysM peptidoglycan-binding domain-containing protein, with product MAEIRVPAVRRVLGRTGQAACAGALFAVLAGGPALAQSAPPPSPSVKYFIVPHAANPEDITLFKIAEKALGDGQRFQEIFTLNKGRPRPDGTPFDDPGAIEPGQVLQLPDDARDPAVKYGPLPAVPPVVPAAQAAPEAAGPGLGAGLASAVSGTGGLLTGLIAGLWWRRRPRIVPPVPFRPAEPVHPAEPFEPARSFEPFDPPEPFEPVWPVADDDGSGSVSGTLPIPVVVPLPRPDQSSDRLPVVLRHEPITAEHSIIFFDTADTQVIAAIRPGSQFRFRLGPAHEPDATVLVVDDESE from the coding sequence ATGGCCGAAATCCGGGTCCCCGCGGTGCGCCGCGTCCTCGGGAGGACCGGCCAGGCCGCCTGCGCCGGTGCCCTGTTCGCGGTGCTGGCCGGCGGGCCCGCGCTCGCCCAGTCCGCGCCACCGCCCTCGCCGTCGGTGAAGTACTTCATCGTCCCGCACGCCGCGAACCCCGAGGACATCACGTTGTTCAAGATCGCCGAGAAAGCGCTCGGCGACGGGCAGCGGTTCCAGGAGATCTTCACGCTCAACAAGGGCAGGCCACGGCCCGACGGCACGCCGTTCGACGATCCGGGGGCGATCGAGCCGGGCCAGGTCCTCCAGCTGCCCGACGACGCCCGCGACCCCGCGGTGAAGTACGGGCCACTGCCCGCCGTGCCGCCGGTCGTCCCGGCCGCGCAGGCCGCTCCCGAAGCGGCCGGGCCGGGGTTGGGCGCCGGGCTGGCGTCCGCGGTCAGCGGCACCGGCGGCCTGCTCACCGGGCTGATCGCCGGGCTCTGGTGGCGACGCCGGCCGAGAATCGTCCCGCCGGTGCCGTTCCGACCGGCGGAGCCGGTCCACCCGGCCGAGCCGTTCGAACCGGCCCGGTCGTTCGAACCGTTCGATCCGCCCGAGCCGTTCGAGCCGGTCTGGCCCGTGGCGGACGACGACGGGTCCGGGTCGGTCAGCGGCACCCTGCCGATCCCCGTGGTCGTCCCGCTGCCGCGGCCGGACCAGTCGTCCGACCGGCTGCCGGTGGTGCTGCGGCACGAGCCGATCACCGCCGAGCACTCCATCATCTTCTTCGACACGGCCGACACCCAGGTGATCGCCGCGATCCGCCCCGGCTCGCAGTTCCGGTTCCGGCTGGGCCCCGCCCACGAGCCGGACGCCACCGTGCTCGTCGTGGACGACGAAAGCGAGTGA
- a CDS encoding glycoside hydrolase family 88 protein: MLGQPAEAAHPAASLGPGYTDSGFMHNTGLTGQLWADGAFMLDPFLAPYGTVFGDGASSAESADQLVTYFTRLRHPSGLLYHAFDERRKQS, from the coding sequence TTGCTCGGGCAACCCGCCGAAGCCGCGCACCCCGCCGCGTCGTTGGGCCCCGGTTACACCGACAGCGGATTCATGCACAACACGGGGTTGACCGGGCAGCTGTGGGCCGACGGCGCATTCATGCTCGACCCATTCCTGGCCCCGTACGGAACGGTATTCGGCGACGGCGCGAGCAGTGCCGAATCGGCTGACCAGCTCGTCACCTATTTCACTCGTCTTCGCCATCCGAGCGGATTGCTGTACCACGCGTTCGACGAGCGCCGGAAGCAGAGCTGA
- a CDS encoding GlxA family transcriptional regulator codes for MPGSPRRVVIVGFPDAELLDIACPADVFDAANRLGARPPYEIRLANLDGQAIHTASGLILQPHLRLDQVAADLDTLVVAGGWGSTAAAADERVLAHIRRLARTSRRVASVCTGAEVLAAAGLLNGRRATTHWRYAAKLAADYPTVTVDPVPLYVRHGNVYTAAGVTSGLDLTLSLVEADHGPTLAREAARALVTYLQRPGNQAQVSLFLTGPPPEHREVRDLTAYIAEHLDDDLGTPALAARAGISTRQLTRLFDAHLGTTPGRYVRTIRTEHAARLLSGTDLPLATIARRCGFGSTETLRQAFLDHFDTPPSAYRRVHVRQAYS; via the coding sequence ATGCCAGGGTCACCCAGACGGGTCGTGATCGTCGGATTTCCCGACGCCGAACTGCTGGACATCGCCTGCCCCGCCGATGTGTTCGACGCCGCCAACCGGCTCGGCGCCCGGCCACCGTACGAGATCCGCCTCGCCAACCTCGACGGCCAGGCGATCCACACCGCCTCCGGCCTGATCCTGCAACCCCACCTGCGGCTCGACCAGGTCGCCGCGGACCTGGACACCCTGGTCGTCGCCGGCGGCTGGGGCAGCACGGCCGCCGCGGCCGACGAGCGCGTGCTCGCCCACATCCGGCGGCTCGCCCGGACGAGCCGCCGCGTCGCGTCGGTGTGCACCGGCGCCGAGGTGCTCGCCGCGGCCGGGCTGCTCAACGGCCGGCGCGCGACCACCCACTGGCGCTACGCCGCGAAGCTGGCCGCGGACTACCCGACCGTGACGGTCGACCCGGTGCCGCTCTACGTCCGCCACGGCAACGTCTACACCGCGGCCGGCGTCACCAGCGGGCTGGACCTGACGCTGTCGCTGGTGGAGGCCGACCACGGCCCGACACTGGCCCGCGAAGCCGCCCGCGCGCTGGTCACCTACCTGCAGCGGCCGGGCAACCAGGCGCAGGTCAGCCTGTTCCTGACCGGGCCGCCACCGGAGCACCGCGAGGTCCGCGACCTCACGGCGTACATCGCCGAGCACCTGGACGACGACCTGGGCACCCCGGCGCTGGCCGCGCGCGCCGGCATCAGCACCCGCCAGCTGACCCGCCTGTTCGACGCCCACCTCGGCACCACCCCCGGCCGTTACGTCCGCACGATCCGCACCGAGCACGCGGCCCGCCTGCTGTCCGGCACCGACCTCCCGCTGGCCACGATCGCCCGCCGCTGCGGCTTCGGCTCCACCGAGACCCTGCGGCAGGCCTTCCTCGACCACTTCGACACCCCGCCGTCGGCCTACCGCCGCGTCCACGTCCGCCAGGCCTACAGCTGA
- a CDS encoding aminotransferase class IV family protein, translating into MPHRIELNGDPLGPGAFVAGMTAYGHFTAMQVRDGRVRGLSHHLHRLTTSTRLLFGADLDTDLVRSHIRHAIDGEPALSVRVMVLTRSFTEPMKPEILVRTLPPHPVDPAPLRLGIVRYERDLPQVKHLGTFGLIHHARQAELAGYDDALFVDHQGRISEASVWNAGFLAGDTIVWPDAAVLPGITMLVQREALERLGVPQETREVRPADLPGFDAMFVTNSETPGRPVASVDDFVLPPADRVVKLLAEAYETVPWDEI; encoded by the coding sequence GTGCCGCACCGCATCGAGCTGAACGGGGACCCGCTCGGCCCGGGCGCCTTCGTCGCGGGAATGACCGCCTACGGTCATTTCACCGCGATGCAGGTCCGGGACGGGCGGGTCCGCGGTCTTTCCCACCACCTGCACCGGCTCACCACGAGCACCCGCCTGCTGTTCGGCGCGGACCTCGACACCGATCTGGTGCGTTCCCACATCCGGCACGCGATCGACGGCGAACCCGCCCTTTCGGTGCGGGTCATGGTGCTCACGCGGTCCTTCACCGAACCGATGAAGCCGGAGATCCTGGTCCGGACCCTGCCGCCGCACCCGGTCGACCCGGCGCCGTTGCGCCTGGGGATCGTGCGGTACGAGCGGGACCTGCCGCAGGTCAAGCACCTCGGCACGTTCGGGCTCATCCACCACGCCCGCCAGGCCGAGCTCGCGGGCTACGACGACGCGCTGTTCGTCGACCACCAGGGCCGGATCAGCGAGGCGTCGGTGTGGAACGCGGGATTCCTGGCCGGTGACACGATCGTCTGGCCGGACGCCGCGGTGCTGCCGGGGATCACGATGCTCGTGCAGCGGGAGGCGCTGGAACGGCTCGGCGTCCCGCAGGAGACGCGCGAGGTCCGGCCCGCCGACCTGCCTGGGTTCGACGCGATGTTCGTCACCAACTCGGAGACCCCGGGCCGCCCGGTCGCCTCCGTCGACGACTTCGTGCTGCCGCCCGCGGACCGCGTCGTGAAGCTGCTCGCCGAGGCCTACGAAACCGTGCCCTGGGACGAGATCTGA
- a CDS encoding SPW repeat domain-containing protein, which yields MTSHRIAPALGVTTGFVLLAGMYLVLAPWLTHFGGAGVLALSNTVTGLVLVALAIARTVTPRVRPLSWVVPVLGAWAGLSLVVLRPTWVTWPSAGAIVGNVVAAVVVVLAGLALTRA from the coding sequence ATGACGTCGCACCGCATCGCCCCCGCGCTGGGCGTGACCACCGGATTCGTGCTGCTGGCCGGGATGTACCTGGTCCTGGCACCGTGGCTCACCCACTTCGGCGGGGCCGGGGTACTGGCACTGAGCAACACCGTCACCGGGCTGGTCCTGGTGGCCCTGGCGATCGCCCGCACGGTGACGCCGCGGGTCCGCCCGCTGAGCTGGGTCGTCCCGGTGCTGGGCGCGTGGGCCGGGCTGTCGCTCGTGGTGCTGCGGCCGACGTGGGTGACCTGGCCGTCGGCGGGCGCGATCGTCGGCAACGTCGTCGCCGCGGTGGTAGTCGTGCTGGCGGGGCTGGCGCTGACCCGGGCCTGA